A window from Acidobacteriota bacterium encodes these proteins:
- the mraY gene encoding phospho-N-acetylmuramoyl-pentapeptide-transferase, translating to MLYHLLVPLADQFAAFNVFRYITFRAAGAIVTALLLSLLLGPRFIRTLRAMSIGQNIRDVGPESHQIKAGTPTMGGILILAALVVSTLLWANLTNFYVWIALAVTVAFAAVGFADDFLKVRRHRNLGLTARAKFAFQVLAAVGAALALRGLPDAYAFSDSLALPFLKEVVLPLGILYIPFVVLILVGSSNAVNLTDGLDGLAIGVTLIAASTYAVFTYVAGNRVVASYLQVEYVAGAGEVAVFCAALVGAGVGFLWFNAHPAEVIMGDVGSLSIGAAIGIVAILAKQEIVLVLVGGIFVLEALSVILQVASFKLTGRRVFRMAPLHHHFELAGWAEPKIIVRFWILAAVFALIALSTLKLR from the coding sequence ATGCTCTACCACCTGCTGGTGCCGCTCGCCGATCAGTTCGCCGCTTTCAACGTTTTCCGGTACATCACCTTCCGGGCCGCCGGGGCGATCGTGACGGCGCTGCTCCTGTCGCTGCTCCTCGGCCCGCGCTTCATCCGGACTCTGCGGGCGATGTCCATCGGCCAGAACATTCGCGATGTAGGTCCGGAGAGCCACCAGATCAAAGCCGGAACTCCGACCATGGGCGGTATTCTGATCCTTGCGGCGCTGGTCGTTTCGACGTTGTTGTGGGCGAACCTCACCAACTTCTATGTTTGGATTGCCCTGGCGGTCACCGTCGCCTTCGCCGCCGTCGGCTTCGCCGACGATTTTCTGAAGGTTCGCCGTCACCGCAACCTGGGCCTGACGGCGCGGGCCAAGTTCGCCTTCCAGGTGCTGGCTGCCGTCGGCGCCGCCCTCGCCCTGCGCGGCCTGCCTGACGCTTACGCCTTCAGCGACAGTCTGGCGCTCCCCTTCCTCAAAGAGGTGGTCTTGCCCTTGGGGATTCTCTACATCCCCTTCGTGGTGTTGATTCTGGTGGGTTCGTCGAACGCCGTGAATCTGACCGATGGGCTGGACGGTTTGGCCATCGGGGTCACCCTGATCGCCGCCTCGACCTACGCGGTGTTCACCTATGTGGCCGGCAACCGAGTGGTGGCTTCCTATCTCCAGGTGGAGTACGTCGCCGGCGCCGGTGAGGTGGCGGTGTTCTGCGCCGCCTTGGTGGGGGCCGGGGTCGGATTTCTGTGGTTCAACGCCCACCCGGCGGAAGTCATCATGGGCGATGTCGGATCCCTCTCCATCGGCGCCGCCATCGGGATCGTGGCGATCCTCGCCAAGCAAGAGATCGTCCTGGTGCTGGTCGGCGGCATCTTCGTGCTCGAAGCCCTGTCGGTGATTCTGCAGGTGGCCTCCTTCAAGCTCACCGGCCGTCGGGTGTTCCGCATGGCCCCGCTGCATCACCACTTCGAACTTGCCGGCTGGGCTGAGCCGAAGATCATCGTCCGCTTCTGGATTCTCGCCGCCGTCTTCGCCCTGATCGCTCTCTCGACCCTCAAACTGCGATGA